One window from the genome of Salisaeta longa DSM 21114 encodes:
- the ybeY gene encoding rRNA maturation RNase YbeY translates to MSHEPPVTLTLAHDERTAAIDALRALVRHVLAEEGATAQHVSIVLADHATVHELNVAYLDHDYTTDVLSFALHDDPAQGVEGEVYVDLDTAAERYAEFGTTYAEEVARYVVHGVLHLLGYDDASDDERAAMRALEDRYLQALAT, encoded by the coding sequence ATGTCCCACGAACCGCCCGTCACGCTCACCCTTGCCCACGATGAGCGCACGGCTGCCATCGACGCGTTGCGCGCGCTGGTGCGCCACGTGCTTGCCGAAGAAGGCGCCACGGCGCAGCACGTCTCGATCGTGCTCGCCGATCACGCCACCGTGCACGAGCTGAACGTCGCCTACCTCGACCACGACTACACGACCGATGTGCTCTCGTTTGCGCTCCACGACGATCCGGCGCAGGGCGTTGAGGGCGAGGTGTACGTAGACCTCGACACGGCGGCCGAGCGCTACGCGGAATTTGGGACCACTTACGCAGAGGAGGTGGCGCGGTACGTGGTGCATGGGGTGCTGCATCTGTTGGGATACGACGATGCCTCCGATGACGAGCGGGCGGCGATGCGTGCGCTGGAAGATCGCTACCTGCAGGCGCTTGCAACGTAG
- the hrpB gene encoding ATP-dependent helicase HrpB: MALPIHDVLPDLQAALRRRSVAVLEAPTGAGKTTRVPLALHDEPWLAGQRLIMLEPRRLAARSAARFMAQTLGESVGDTVGYRVRMDTKVGPNTRIEVVTEGILARMLQDDPELAGVGAVVFDEFHERNLQADLGLALALETQEVLRPDLRLLVMSATLDTGPIASFLGDAPLIRSEGRSFPVEVAYRPSRHARTEDAVAHAVRTVLPNSSGDVLVFLPGAGEIRRTAERLEGLPAHITVHPLFGNLSPAKQDAAIAPSAEGERKIVLATDIAETSLTIEGVRVVVDSGLRRTPRFDTGSGMTRLETVPISQAAAEQRRGRAGRVAPGRCIRLWAQANHRRRAAHTPPEMANADLASLVLQTAAWGASDPSDLRWLDPPPSAAVTQAQTLLRRLGALNEDGAITDHGRAMVQLGLHPRLAHLLLQAETLGHGAIACDLVAVLSERDIFSGQGEAPPADLRLRLETLQRLRNGDRPAPGYARYRVKRSTARRVLKMAAHWRRKRNVARRATGDIEAAGLLTAFAYPDRIAQHRTGERFQLRSGRAAALTRPQLLSDAEYLVVPHIDGSRRQARIFLAAPLDADALTDYFGHQITSEARITWDGDAGRVRARAQDTLGALVVKDGPLPAPDATAMAEALAAGVREAGLDVLPWSKKARQLQARMQFMHHHDDAWPAASDRALLDALEDWLLPHLYGHRSLRDLQQLSPTNLLKERLSWERRERLDELAPTHWTVPSGSRRPIDYSTPEAPVLAARVQEFFGLTETPRILAGRVPLTLHLLSPAQRPVQITQDLAHFWDETYFDVRKDMRGRYPKHYWPEDPLTATPTNRVRPQ, from the coding sequence ATGGCGTTGCCCATCCACGACGTTCTGCCCGACCTGCAAGCTGCCCTCCGTCGCCGCTCGGTGGCGGTGCTGGAAGCGCCAACGGGGGCCGGCAAAACGACCCGTGTGCCCCTGGCGCTGCACGACGAGCCGTGGCTTGCGGGGCAGCGCCTCATCATGCTAGAGCCCCGGCGCCTGGCCGCGCGCTCCGCGGCGCGCTTCATGGCCCAAACGCTGGGCGAGTCGGTGGGCGACACCGTGGGCTACCGCGTGCGGATGGATACGAAGGTAGGGCCCAACACGCGCATCGAGGTCGTTACGGAAGGCATCCTGGCGCGCATGCTGCAAGACGATCCGGAGCTCGCGGGCGTCGGGGCGGTAGTGTTCGATGAGTTTCATGAGCGCAACCTGCAGGCCGATCTGGGCTTGGCGCTGGCGTTGGAGACGCAAGAGGTCCTGCGGCCCGACCTCCGCCTGCTCGTCATGTCGGCCACCCTGGATACGGGGCCCATCGCCTCCTTTCTGGGCGATGCGCCGCTTATCCGCAGCGAAGGACGAAGTTTTCCGGTGGAGGTGGCCTACCGCCCCTCGCGCCACGCCCGCACCGAGGATGCCGTGGCGCACGCCGTGCGCACGGTGCTGCCCAACAGCTCCGGCGACGTGCTGGTGTTTCTACCGGGCGCGGGCGAAATCCGTCGTACGGCCGAGCGGCTGGAGGGGCTGCCCGCCCACATCACCGTGCATCCGCTGTTCGGCAACCTGTCGCCCGCCAAACAGGACGCGGCCATCGCGCCAAGCGCCGAAGGCGAGCGGAAGATCGTGCTGGCGACGGACATCGCGGAAACGAGTTTGACCATTGAGGGCGTGCGGGTGGTGGTGGACAGCGGCCTGCGCCGCACGCCACGGTTCGACACGGGATCGGGCATGACGCGCCTGGAAACCGTGCCCATCTCGCAGGCCGCCGCCGAACAGCGTCGCGGCCGCGCGGGCCGCGTGGCGCCGGGGCGGTGCATCCGGCTGTGGGCTCAGGCCAACCACCGCCGCCGCGCCGCGCATACGCCGCCCGAGATGGCCAATGCCGATTTGGCGTCGCTGGTGCTGCAAACGGCCGCCTGGGGCGCATCCGATCCTAGCGACCTGCGGTGGCTCGACCCGCCGCCGTCCGCTGCCGTGACGCAGGCCCAAACGCTGCTGCGCCGCCTGGGCGCCCTGAACGAAGATGGCGCCATCACCGATCACGGACGGGCCATGGTGCAGCTCGGCCTCCATCCGCGCCTCGCCCACCTGCTCCTGCAGGCCGAAACGTTGGGGCACGGTGCCATTGCGTGCGACCTGGTGGCGGTGCTGAGCGAACGCGACATCTTTTCCGGCCAGGGCGAAGCTCCTCCGGCCGACCTCCGGCTGCGCCTTGAAACCCTGCAGCGGCTACGCAATGGCGATCGTCCGGCGCCCGGCTACGCCCGCTACCGCGTGAAGCGGAGCACGGCCCGGCGTGTGCTGAAGATGGCCGCCCACTGGCGCCGCAAGCGAAACGTAGCGCGGCGGGCGACGGGCGACATCGAAGCGGCCGGACTGCTTACGGCGTTTGCGTATCCCGACCGCATTGCGCAGCATCGCACCGGCGAGCGCTTTCAGCTGCGCAGTGGGCGCGCGGCGGCGCTCACCCGCCCGCAACTCCTCTCTGATGCCGAATACCTTGTCGTGCCGCACATCGACGGCAGCCGGCGGCAGGCCCGCATCTTTCTCGCTGCGCCGCTCGATGCCGACGCGCTAACCGACTACTTTGGCCACCAGATCACGTCCGAGGCCCGCATAACGTGGGACGGCGACGCGGGCCGCGTGCGGGCCCGTGCCCAAGACACCCTGGGCGCGCTCGTGGTGAAGGACGGTCCCCTCCCTGCGCCCGACGCCACCGCGATGGCCGAGGCCCTGGCCGCAGGTGTTCGCGAAGCCGGGCTTGACGTGCTCCCGTGGTCGAAAAAGGCCCGGCAGCTTCAGGCGCGCATGCAGTTCATGCACCACCACGACGACGCGTGGCCCGCGGCCTCCGATCGTGCATTGCTCGATGCCCTTGAGGACTGGCTGCTGCCGCATCTCTACGGCCACCGCAGCCTTCGCGATCTGCAGCAGCTCTCCCCCACCAACCTGCTGAAAGAGCGTCTGTCGTGGGAGCGGCGCGAACGCCTGGACGAGCTCGCCCCCACGCACTGGACGGTGCCTAGCGGCTCGCGGCGACCCATCGACTACAGCACCCCCGAGGCGCCCGTGCTGGCCGCGCGCGTGCAGGAGTTCTTCGGGCTTACCGAGACGCCACGCATCCTCGCGGGCCGCGTGCCGCTGACGCTACACCTCCTCTCGCCGGCACAGCGCCCGGTCCAGATCACACAAGACCTGGCGCATTTTTGGGACGAAACGTACTTCGACGTGCGCAAGGACATGCGCGGGCGCTACCCCAAACACTATTGGCCCGAAGATCCCCTCACCGCTACGCCCACCAACCGCGTGCGCCCGCAGTAA
- a CDS encoding cold-shock protein: MEYSTVKWFDAKKGYGFIHHPDDGDDVFVHYSQIDSDDDFKTLRTGQAVEFELNDGPKGLHALNVTASEDGPTGDGAALDGRAMDEPSL; the protein is encoded by the coding sequence ATGGAATACAGTACAGTAAAGTGGTTCGACGCCAAGAAAGGCTATGGTTTCATCCATCATCCCGATGACGGCGACGACGTGTTTGTACACTACTCGCAGATCGACTCGGACGATGATTTCAAGACCTTGCGCACCGGGCAAGCAGTCGAGTTTGAGTTGAACGACGGGCCGAAGGGGCTGCACGCCCTCAACGTCACCGCGTCCGAAGACGGGCCCACCGGTGACGGCGCGGCACTCGACGGCCGGGCGATGGACGAGCCGTCGCTGTAA
- a CDS encoding Hsp20/alpha crystallin family protein, with product MTRLTTYNPNRTVSELQREVDSLFDRFFGNASDDNTTWMPSTDLVEYPDRFELQLDVPGIPKEDLNISVQNRTLTISGLRSREQSSEDEELVRVERHVGRFRRSFTLPETVNPDAIEANCENGVLTLALPKTEESAPKMIDVQ from the coding sequence ATGACTCGGTTGACGACGTACAATCCGAACCGCACGGTAAGCGAGCTGCAGCGCGAGGTGGATTCGCTGTTCGATCGCTTCTTTGGCAATGCGTCGGACGATAACACCACCTGGATGCCCAGCACCGACCTGGTCGAGTACCCCGATCGGTTTGAGCTGCAACTGGATGTGCCGGGCATTCCGAAAGAAGACCTGAACATCAGCGTGCAGAACCGTACGCTGACCATCAGCGGGCTGCGGTCGCGCGAGCAGTCGAGCGAAGACGAAGAGCTTGTACGCGTGGAGCGCCACGTGGGCCGCTTCCGCCGGTCGTTCACGCTGCCGGAAACGGTGAACCCCGATGCAATTGAAGCGAACTGCGAGAATGGCGTCTTGACGCTTGCGCTGCCGAAGACCGAAGAAAGCGCGCCGAAGATGATTGACGTACAATAG
- a CDS encoding basic secretory protein-like protein yields MGHSSLSRALCFVVLLLLGASPAAAQYFGRNKVQYDDFNFKTLRTDHFEIYFYPEEEQAVQDAARMAERWYQRHSGTFLRSFDRRKPLIFYANDADFQQTNVISGMIGQGTGGVTESLKERVIMPMTGSYAETNHVLGHELVHSFQYDIALRGDVQGFQIQRLPLWLVEGMAEYLSVGRDDPHTAMWLRDAALRDDLPTVEQMTKEMYKYFPYRYGQAYMAYIGGKYGDAAVTNLYKLAGRVGVDSAFVYALGVTTDSLSSEWKAAVRDAYLPIAKTRTPADSVGTTVVGTPGADNQIHVSPVVSPDGRYVAYIGRDDLFTTNLLVADAQTGRVIQTLDGAKRNPHFDALRFIGSAGTWSPDGRSFAFVTFVEGDNEINLLDVESGNIRQRISVKGVGAIQSLAWSPDGQKLAFTGLDGGISNLYVLDLNTRAVRQLTNDRYADLQPAWAPDGETIAFTTDRGENGSNFSTLNFGPMRIGLIDLSSRDIRTVRPFTVGMQHNPQFAPDGQSIYFLANPDGFKDIYRHDLSTNQTYRVTHIQTGISGITEMSPALSVAAQSGRVMFSVFSNSSYTIATLTPENAQGTLVAPTEKTAAAAPADTSNLQAMRLLPPAGGDDNSLVTAYLSDPLTGLPEQTSYEVSGYDNTLRLDGVAPPSIGGTTGGVYGPQFVGGVAFSFSDMLGNQTLDVFLQANGTFKDIGGGGFYTNQGDRLNYGVGAFHIPYRYGNFQYVDQNGDGLADAVATIFQRTFRSSVLTTASYPLSQTRRFELSAGMERFGFDVEVQLFDGFQTYEVNPGDVGLGNLPDPIYLGRVGAAFVGDFSNAGFVSPLQGGRYRFQVTPFFGSRSYVSTLADYRRYFFWEPVTFAVRGLHVGNYGVSESNLQDSFEDVFVRETLGDPYQLAFVRGYSFSSIFQDPRCFQGGQCATDLLIGSRIGLASAEIRVPFFGTDALGLFNFPYLPTELVAFTDVGVAWTSENLEDFTFTRTRFDPQTGALVDRPAQPVVSTGISARFNVLGAVILETFYARTFQRAKDWDFGLILRPGW; encoded by the coding sequence ATGGGCCACTCATCGTTGTCTCGCGCGTTGTGCTTTGTCGTTCTGCTCCTTCTTGGCGCGAGCCCCGCGGCTGCGCAGTATTTTGGGCGGAATAAGGTGCAGTATGATGACTTTAACTTCAAGACGCTGCGCACCGACCACTTCGAGATTTACTTCTACCCGGAAGAAGAGCAGGCCGTGCAGGATGCAGCGCGCATGGCCGAGCGCTGGTATCAGCGGCACTCCGGCACCTTCCTTCGAAGCTTCGACCGGCGCAAGCCCCTGATCTTTTACGCGAACGACGCGGACTTTCAGCAGACCAATGTCATCTCCGGGATGATTGGTCAGGGCACCGGCGGCGTGACCGAGTCGCTGAAGGAACGCGTGATCATGCCCATGACGGGCAGCTATGCCGAAACAAACCACGTGTTGGGCCACGAGCTGGTGCACTCGTTTCAGTACGACATTGCCCTGCGAGGCGACGTGCAGGGCTTCCAGATTCAGCGGCTGCCGCTGTGGCTGGTTGAGGGCATGGCCGAGTACCTCTCGGTGGGGCGCGACGACCCGCATACGGCGATGTGGCTGCGCGATGCGGCCCTGCGCGACGATCTGCCCACCGTCGAGCAGATGACAAAAGAGATGTACAAGTATTTTCCGTATCGTTACGGGCAGGCCTACATGGCCTACATCGGCGGGAAGTATGGCGATGCGGCAGTGACCAATCTGTACAAGCTCGCGGGGCGCGTGGGCGTCGATTCGGCCTTTGTGTACGCGCTGGGCGTTACGACGGACTCCCTTTCGAGCGAGTGGAAGGCGGCGGTGCGTGATGCCTATTTGCCGATCGCCAAAACGCGGACGCCGGCCGATTCTGTAGGCACCACGGTGGTGGGCACGCCGGGAGCAGACAATCAGATTCACGTGTCGCCTGTGGTGAGCCCGGACGGCCGCTATGTGGCCTACATCGGGCGCGATGACCTCTTTACAACCAACCTGCTCGTTGCCGATGCACAAACCGGTCGTGTCATCCAGACGCTGGACGGGGCGAAGCGCAACCCGCACTTTGATGCGCTTCGGTTTATCGGATCGGCGGGCACGTGGTCGCCCGATGGCCGCTCGTTTGCGTTCGTCACCTTCGTTGAGGGCGATAATGAGATTAACCTGCTCGATGTAGAGTCGGGCAACATCCGGCAACGAATTTCGGTGAAGGGCGTGGGGGCCATCCAGAGCTTGGCGTGGTCGCCCGACGGTCAAAAACTCGCCTTCACGGGGCTCGACGGCGGCATTAGCAACTTGTACGTACTCGACCTCAACACGCGGGCCGTGCGGCAGCTCACCAATGATCGGTACGCCGACCTGCAGCCGGCCTGGGCGCCCGACGGTGAGACGATAGCCTTTACGACCGACCGCGGCGAAAACGGGAGCAACTTCTCGACGCTCAACTTTGGCCCCATGCGCATCGGGCTGATTGACCTCTCGTCGCGCGACATTCGGACGGTGCGGCCCTTTACGGTTGGGATGCAGCACAACCCACAGTTTGCGCCGGATGGCCAGAGCATCTACTTCCTGGCCAACCCCGACGGTTTTAAAGACATCTACCGGCACGACCTGTCCACCAACCAGACGTACCGCGTCACGCACATTCAAACCGGCATCAGCGGCATCACGGAGATGTCGCCGGCCCTTTCGGTGGCTGCGCAGAGCGGCCGCGTGATGTTCTCGGTCTTTTCCAACAGCAGCTACACCATTGCAACGCTTACGCCCGAAAATGCACAGGGTACGCTGGTGGCGCCGACCGAAAAGACGGCGGCTGCGGCGCCTGCCGACACGAGCAACCTGCAGGCGATGCGCCTGCTGCCTCCGGCCGGGGGCGACGACAACAGCCTGGTAACTGCCTACCTGAGCGATCCGCTGACGGGCCTGCCGGAGCAGACGTCGTACGAAGTATCCGGATACGACAACACGCTGCGCCTGGACGGCGTGGCGCCGCCCTCCATTGGCGGAACCACGGGCGGGGTGTACGGCCCGCAGTTCGTTGGCGGGGTGGCGTTTTCGTTCAGTGATATGCTGGGCAACCAAACCCTCGATGTCTTCCTGCAAGCCAACGGCACGTTCAAAGACATCGGTGGCGGCGGCTTCTACACCAATCAGGGCGACCGCCTGAATTACGGGGTGGGCGCTTTCCACATTCCCTACCGCTACGGTAATTTCCAGTATGTGGACCAGAATGGCGATGGACTGGCCGATGCGGTGGCGACCATCTTTCAGCGCACGTTCCGTTCGTCGGTGCTTACCACGGCAAGCTATCCGCTCTCGCAGACCCGGCGGTTTGAGCTGAGCGCGGGCATGGAGCGCTTTGGCTTTGATGTGGAGGTGCAGCTGTTTGATGGCTTCCAGACGTACGAGGTAAACCCGGGCGACGTGGGGCTTGGCAACTTGCCCGATCCCATCTATCTGGGACGGGTGGGCGCGGCCTTCGTGGGCGACTTCTCCAACGCGGGCTTCGTATCGCCGCTTCAGGGCGGGCGCTATCGCTTCCAGGTGACGCCCTTCTTTGGATCGCGGTCGTACGTGTCAACCCTCGCCGACTACCGGCGCTACTTCTTCTGGGAGCCGGTCACCTTTGCTGTGCGCGGCCTCCACGTTGGCAACTACGGCGTCTCGGAGTCTAATCTGCAAGACAGCTTCGAAGATGTTTTTGTGCGCGAGACGCTGGGCGATCCATACCAGCTGGCCTTTGTGCGCGGCTACAGCTTTAGCTCCATCTTTCAGGATCCACGATGCTTTCAGGGCGGCCAGTGCGCTACCGATCTGCTGATTGGCTCCCGCATTGGACTCGCAAGCGCCGAGATACGGGTGCCGTTCTTTGGAACGGATGCGTTGGGGCTCTTCAACTTTCCCTACCTCCCAACGGAGCTGGTGGCGTTTACGGATGTGGGGGTCGCCTGGACCAGCGAAAACCTGGAAGACTTTACGTTCACGCGCACTCGGTTTGACCCGCAAACCGGCGCCCTCGTCGATCGGCCGGCGCAGCCTGTGGTCAGTACAGGCATATCGGCCCGATTTAATGTGTTGGGCGCTGTTATCCTCGAAACGTTCTACGCACGTACGTTCCAGCGCGCGAAGGATTGGGACTTTGGCCTGATCTTGCGTCCGGGCTGGTAG
- a CDS encoding quinone-dependent dihydroorotate dehydrogenase: MYRLLRPLLFRLDAESAHAATLRWAGRLQQMGLGPVASWYGFEDQRLQQTLWGLRFPNPVGLAAGADKNIRHVPFWTAIGCGFVEGGSVSAQPASGNPQPRAFRLPDDDAIINRMGLNNDGAEAVAAHVRTERERFTRPLGINLAKTHSPDIMGTAALEDFRSSFRMLAPLAGYIALNVSCPNTREGKTFEAPDALDALLGMIMEERKTPERRVPVLIKLSPPLTPRVVFDTALEELIAVAESHDVDGYIATNTAADRAGLTTDAATLAAIGPGGLSGPPLAARSNQLIRYLYRATGGATPIIGVGGVDSAAAAYDKIAAGASLVQCYTGLVYQGPGLIKSIKEGLVEHLKRDGFASIQDAVGHAVHAAEARGDAWRQPQTARAAS, from the coding sequence ATGTATCGCCTCTTGCGCCCGCTGCTTTTTCGTCTCGATGCCGAATCGGCCCACGCGGCCACGCTGCGATGGGCGGGACGGCTGCAGCAGATGGGACTGGGGCCGGTGGCTTCGTGGTATGGGTTTGAGGATCAGCGCTTGCAGCAAACCCTGTGGGGGCTGCGGTTTCCGAATCCTGTGGGATTGGCTGCGGGGGCCGATAAGAACATCCGGCATGTGCCGTTCTGGACGGCCATTGGATGTGGGTTTGTGGAGGGCGGTTCGGTGAGCGCACAGCCCGCTTCGGGCAACCCGCAGCCGCGGGCGTTTCGGTTGCCGGATGACGACGCCATCATCAATCGGATGGGCCTGAACAACGACGGCGCCGAGGCGGTGGCCGCGCATGTGCGCACCGAGCGCGAGCGCTTCACACGGCCACTGGGCATCAACCTGGCCAAAACGCACAGCCCTGACATCATGGGGACGGCGGCGCTGGAAGATTTCCGGAGCAGCTTTCGGATGCTGGCGCCGCTGGCCGGCTACATCGCGCTGAACGTTTCGTGCCCTAACACCCGCGAAGGCAAAACGTTTGAAGCCCCCGACGCCCTCGATGCCCTGCTGGGCATGATCATGGAGGAGCGGAAGACGCCCGAGCGCCGCGTGCCGGTCCTGATAAAGCTGAGTCCGCCGCTTACCCCGCGGGTCGTGTTTGACACGGCGCTGGAAGAGCTCATTGCCGTGGCCGAGTCGCACGACGTGGACGGATACATTGCCACGAACACGGCGGCCGACCGTGCGGGCCTTACCACCGATGCAGCGACGCTCGCGGCCATTGGGCCGGGCGGGTTGAGCGGGCCGCCGCTGGCTGCGCGGTCGAACCAGTTGATCCGCTATCTGTACCGCGCGACCGGCGGCGCAACGCCCATCATTGGCGTGGGCGGCGTCGACTCGGCAGCGGCAGCCTACGACAAAATCGCGGCCGGCGCGTCGCTGGTGCAGTGCTACACCGGCCTCGTATACCAGGGGCCGGGGCTCATCAAATCCATTAAAGAAGGCCTTGTGGAGCACCTTAAGCGCGATGGCTTCGCCTCTATCCAAGACGCCGTGGGGCACGCGGTACACGCCGCGGAAGCGCGCGGCGATGCGTGGCGCCAACCACAGACCGCCCGTGCGGCCTCATAG
- the recJ gene encoding single-stranded-DNA-specific exonuclease RecJ: MTYRWIQRPIDDPADVASLQQALNDLPEALARTLVARGITTFDAARDFFRADRSDLHDPFMMADMRRAAERLADAITQGATVMVYGDYDVDGTTATTVMTHFLRTHGADVSYFIPDRYRDGYGLCRRGMDVAAARGAELVVALDCGITAHDEAAYARELGLDLIICDHHTPKDTLPPATAVLDPKRPDCDYPFAELCGCGVGVKLVQATLDVLGRAPDAAFQYLDLLAVATASDIVPLRDENRVLMAEGLDALQRSQRIGLNALADAADLSLSSVTSTGRIVFTIGPRINAAGRMEDAEQAVALLLADDPDAAASRAQHIEQLNTKRRDINDEILREAVAQAERRITAATPHALVLYDPDWHLGIIGIVASSIVERYHKPTIMLTRNGDTVKGSARSIRGINIYDALSECEDTLIQFGGHDYAAGMSLEPTQIEAFREQFNAAVGRRITPELLTPSLRVDAALDLEAIGRVQDRFWSVLKQFGPFGPSNPTPVFQARSVALARPPRTVGSDDKHLKLSVRPAEARAPTYDVIGFGMGAKQRALQQCWDDGTPIELLFSVEENTWNGRTSLQLKARDVRPLAQGEPAES, from the coding sequence ATGACGTATCGATGGATTCAGCGCCCGATTGACGACCCGGCCGACGTGGCGTCGCTGCAGCAGGCCCTCAACGATTTGCCGGAGGCGCTTGCCCGGACGCTTGTGGCCCGCGGCATCACAACGTTCGACGCGGCGCGCGACTTCTTCCGGGCCGACCGTAGCGACCTGCATGATCCCTTTATGATGGCGGATATGCGGCGGGCCGCCGAGCGCCTTGCCGATGCCATCACACAGGGCGCAACGGTGATGGTCTACGGCGACTACGACGTAGACGGCACGACCGCCACCACCGTGATGACGCACTTTTTGCGCACGCACGGCGCCGATGTGTCGTATTTCATCCCGGATCGGTACCGCGACGGGTATGGCCTGTGCCGCCGCGGGATGGATGTGGCCGCCGCGCGCGGCGCAGAGCTGGTGGTGGCGCTCGATTGCGGCATTACGGCCCACGACGAAGCGGCCTACGCCCGCGAGCTGGGGCTCGACCTCATCATTTGCGACCACCACACGCCGAAAGACACCCTGCCCCCAGCGACGGCCGTGCTCGATCCCAAGCGGCCCGATTGCGACTATCCGTTTGCCGAACTGTGCGGCTGCGGCGTGGGCGTAAAGCTCGTCCAGGCCACGCTGGATGTCCTGGGGCGCGCCCCCGACGCGGCGTTTCAGTACCTCGATCTGCTGGCCGTGGCCACGGCGAGTGACATCGTACCGCTGCGCGACGAAAACCGGGTGCTCATGGCCGAGGGGCTCGATGCCCTCCAGCGTTCCCAGCGCATCGGGCTTAACGCGCTGGCCGACGCCGCCGACCTCAGCCTGTCCTCCGTCACGTCTACCGGGCGCATCGTGTTTACCATTGGCCCGCGCATCAACGCGGCCGGGCGGATGGAAGATGCCGAGCAGGCTGTGGCGCTCCTTCTGGCCGATGACCCCGACGCGGCGGCCTCCAGGGCGCAGCACATCGAGCAGCTCAACACGAAGCGCCGCGACATCAACGACGAGATTCTGCGCGAGGCGGTGGCACAGGCCGAGCGGCGCATCACCGCTGCCACGCCGCACGCGCTGGTGCTGTACGACCCCGACTGGCACCTGGGCATCATTGGCATTGTGGCCAGCAGCATCGTCGAGCGCTACCACAAGCCCACCATCATGCTCACGCGCAACGGCGACACGGTGAAGGGATCGGCGCGCTCCATTCGCGGCATCAACATCTACGACGCCCTCTCGGAGTGCGAGGATACGCTCATCCAGTTTGGCGGGCACGACTACGCGGCCGGAATGTCGCTGGAGCCTACGCAGATTGAGGCCTTCCGCGAGCAGTTTAACGCGGCCGTGGGCCGCCGGATCACGCCCGAGCTGCTGACGCCGTCGCTGCGCGTGGATGCGGCCCTCGATCTTGAAGCCATTGGCCGGGTGCAGGACCGCTTCTGGTCGGTGCTGAAGCAGTTTGGGCCGTTCGGGCCGTCCAATCCAACGCCCGTCTTTCAGGCGCGCTCGGTGGCTCTTGCGCGGCCCCCGCGTACGGTGGGCTCCGACGACAAGCACCTGAAGCTCAGCGTGCGCCCCGCCGAGGCCCGCGCTCCCACCTACGACGTCATTGGGTTCGGCATGGGCGCCAAGCAGCGTGCCCTTCAGCAGTGCTGGGATGATGGAACCCCGATCGAGCTGTTGTTCTCGGTGGAGGAAAACACCTGGAACGGCCGCACCAGCCTGCAGCTAAAAGCGCGCGACGTGCGTCCGCTCGCACAGGGTGAGCCGGCCGAGTCGTAG